From one Drosophila subpulchrella strain 33 F10 #4 breed RU33 chromosome 3L, RU_Dsub_v1.1 Primary Assembly, whole genome shotgun sequence genomic stretch:
- the LOC119554471 gene encoding uncharacterized protein LOC119554471: MSTEIEYSKLSTRVLFFKFPNTAGGGSTMDGCHNDILAPLILAVMVANGHPLTLDEIVDELTAVINSQTELAVAPENIGDGKHGHKSFNPRRKY, translated from the coding sequence ATGAGTACAGAGATCGAATATTCCAAATTGAGCACtcgtgttttattttttaaatttcccaATACTGCCGGCGGAGGAAGCACAATGGACGGCTGCCACAACGACATCTTGGCCCCCCTCATCCTGGCCGTAATGGTGGCCAATGGACATCCCCTCACCCTGGACGAGATCGTCGATGAACTGACGGCGGTGATCAATTCTCAGACGGAGCTGGCAGTGGCCCCAGAAAATATTGGAGATGGCAAGCATGGCCATAAGTCATTTAACCCTAGACGAAAGTACTAA
- the LOC119553595 gene encoding uncharacterized protein LOC119553595 yields MASGSQGRAKEFDFKILCETFAEICPDFRDVPGIGSGSDKMESLDFANRVIFELGPTMRQLKQSGRDQMWRLVFNGGGSVYIYTYTFQKPISGQPRLGGGKLYLTLKQAGLLAVKKICALLPVYHDPRDKILLTPLARAVFDPPNIQKIASRLTNLLGRRVDCSDVVRAVISSCQSDGFHLEHSESHVALVAVGATTRDVAERKKLRRKTIKQYTNHGKVFDLNQYKIYSRYSKMASQIAEEPPLPDPEPTKEKPPVRIRNVSEVLRSIAKSTDDPLSGETIDMKFNSPPNREKRAEVEAMPTSMDVRLEGTTLERVRSKLLAPGQQSGWSAGGS; encoded by the coding sequence ATGGCTAGCGGATCCCAGGGGCGTGCCAAAGAGTTCGACTTCAAGATACTGTGCGAGACCTTTGCCGAGATATGTCCAGACTTTCGAGATGTTCCCGGCATCGGATCCGGATCGGATAAGATGGAGAGCTTGGACTTTGCCAACCGGGTGATATTCGAGTTGGGTCCCACGATGCGGCAGCTGAAACAAAGTGGCAGGGATCAGATGTGGCGTCTGGTTTTCAATGGAGGCGGCAGTGTCTATATCTATACTTATACGTTCCAGAAACCGATCAGCGGACAGCCGCGCCTCGGTGGCGGAAAACTTTATCTGACCTTGAAGCAGGCGGGTCTGCTGGCCGTTAAGAAGATCTGTGCTTTGCTGCCAGTGTATCACGATCCGCGAGATAAAATTCTGCTGACTCCGCTGGCAAGAGCTGTCTTCGATCCGCCGAATATTCAGAAGATCGCCTCTAGGCTGACCAATCTTCTTGGGCGCAGAGTGGACTGTAGCGATGTGGTGCGGGCTGTGATCAGCAGTTGCCAGAGCGATGGCTTCCACTTGGAGCACAGCGAGAGCCACGTCGCCTTGGTGGCCGTGGGTGCCACAACCCGCGATGTTGCCGAACGCAAAAAgttaagaaggaaaaccatcaaGCAGTACACCAACCATGGCAAGGTCTTTGACCTCAATCAGTACAAGATCTACTCGAGATATTCCAAGATGGCTAGTCAAATCGCTGAGGAGCCACCACTTCCCGATCCAGAACCAACCAAAGAGAAGCCGCCCGTGCGTATCCGCAATGTTAGTGAGGTGCTACGTTCCATTGCCAAGTCCACCGATGATCCACTAAGTGGCGAAACCATCGATATGAAGTTCAATTCTCCACCGAATCGGGAGAAGAGAGCAGAAGTAGAGGCTATGCCAACGTCCATGGATGTCCGTCTGGAAGGAACAACATTGGAGCGCGTAAGATCCAAATTACTGGCCCCAGGTCAGCAATCCGGTTGGTCAGCTGGTGGTTCGTGA